The genomic DNA CTTCAAGATCACTTCGTAAAAGATCTGCGCTGAAGATGGTGTTGCTGACCACTGCCATGGGAATGCCTAGTGACATGAGTGCTCGTAGCACACGACTGGCGTCTTGGGGTGGCGAGTAGGAAATAATAGTTGATCGGATAGCACGCTCCAGGGATTCAGCTTGATCTTGATGAATCAGCATAAGATGAGACTCCAGCCACTTCCTTACATGAAATTCGTCAAGATTTCCTCGATACATAGATTCCATCGCGTCTGCTAGAGCAGTCGGTAGATCAAAGCCTTCCTCGACATAGGGTGCAAAAGTTTCGGATTTCAACAGAGTCCGAACCCTGGTGTTAAGTGCACCTGAGTTACTATCTTGAAGCAGCGTACTTCCTAAATCGAAGAGTATTGCTTCAGGTCGTTTTGGAATGATGCTTACAGACTGATCCACGTTTAAATCCAAATGGTCCCTA from Verrucomicrobiota bacterium includes the following:
- a CDS encoding HAD family hydrolase; the protein is MDQSVSIIPKRPEAILFDLGSTLLQDSNSGALNTRVRTLLKSETFAPYVEEGFDLPTALADAMESMYRGNLDEFHVRKWLESHLMLIHQDQAESLERAIRSTIISYSPPQDASRVLRALMSLGIPMAVVSNTIFSADLLRSDLEEHSVLEAFRFVVSSAEFGLRKPHPQIFKDAVKQLGSGPSSTWYVGDLWENDVMGSTAAGLVPVWLNAHASIPDVSVAHWRVRNWTEFGELVGV